In the genome of Podospora pseudocomata strain CBS 415.72m chromosome 7, whole genome shotgun sequence, the window CAATCTGGATATTGGTCGCCTCGTCAAACGAGTCGCAACTGACAGCGAGGATGTCAAGGTTTTTGCCGTGCTTGCGGAGGAAGTCCTCCCTGATTAGGCTACCATTGGTGACGATGGAGACTGACTCGAGTTTGAGGTCTTGTTTGCAAAAGTCGATCATTTCGCCGAGGAACTTGGGGTAGAGGAAGGGCTCGCCGCCGGCAAAGTTGAGCTTTCTCATGCCGGCGTTGGCGAGGAGACGGAGACCTTCTTTGGCGCGGTTGGGTTCTTCGATGTAGCTTGTGCTTGCGGTGTGGAAGCAGAAGCCGCAAGTGTAGTTGCAGCGGCGGGTGAAGTGGTAGTTGACCGAGACGGGGATTTGGCCGCGGTTACGACGGGTGTGAAGATGGTGCAGAGaaatgaagatgatggtgaagagggctAGTAGCCACATTATGGTTCCCATATTgggtgtgttgttgggtcAAAGGCTTGTGTTGTTATGATTTTGCTTTGGCGACAGAAGAATGAAGAGTGAGGGATGAGATGCCAAATGAATGACTTAAGAGGGCATACAGTAGGCCTCACACGTGCCCCCAATTCTTCAGTGACTGGAAAAGGTGTGGGCTATGAGGGGCTCATAGAAAGCTGAGGCGAACACTGTAGGCCTCACCCAGTCATCAAGCGGGGAGTCTACAACCTCTTTGACTCATGCGGATCCTTGCATGAGGCCTGCAAAGTTCTGCTTAAGGAGCAAACAATTCATCGAGGACTCAGCAGTCACCCTGTTATTAGGTGGACAGACTCTAAGCTCATCTTTTggtctctttctcttgccTTTGAGACACTACCATAGGAGAACGaaacatcaacaactcaACAATGGTGACAGAAGCCCGTAGAACTCGCGACCTGATCTTTGTCATCGGTAAAGTCATCATAGTATCACTACCCCAACATTTCATTCTTGGCTGACCGCTTCTCAGGTGCTCCCGGAGCGGGAAAGGGTACCCTCTGCAAAATGCTGGCGGAAGCCAACAACGTcgaccacctctccctcggaGACCTTTTACGGCAAACCGTGTCATCACCCAACGCAGACCAATTAATCGCCGGGTGCATCCACCGTGGAGAGCTCCTACCAACACATATACTCCACGAACTTTTGTATCACCGCGTGGCCCAACCTGTATCCTCTACCGCTAGTCGACCCCTCCTGCTGGACGGTTTTCCCCGGCGGTTGGACCAGGCTAGAGAATTTGAAGCAGTGGCAAGTACCCGAACTGGCGCAACTTTACTCATTATTTCGGGAGCTGGCGGCTGAGTCTGCTAACTGACACCTCGCAGTTTGGACCCCCAAAGCTCATTCTCTTCTTTGACTGTCCCGAAGATCTCGCGAGAGAAAGGGTTGTCACGAGAAAATTAGGTCGAGTTGGCGACACAGTTGAGATGTTCGACAAGCGGTATTCCGAGTTTCGCGAGTCAAACCCGCCAATCTTGAGCCATTACGCGAGACCCGAGGGCAGGCTAATCACAGTATGTCGTATGGAAGAATACCATCTTCAGAATGAGTGTGTCACTAAGATGAATAGATCGACACCAGTGGCGCAACAGAAGAATCATATCAGAAGCTGCAGGCTGCTCTGGGTAGCAGTGAGGAATGGGCAGCTCTGACTTCCGAAACCCCGAAGTTCCCCGTCGAATGGCTACGAGAAATGACAGACAATCAGGCCCACAGTTAGTGCAAGTCAAAACAGAGGTGAGAAATTATAGAGAAGCAGGCCTTTGGTATAGTTGTTGTACAGTGCTGCCGACGGGTGGTGATAATGGTGATTATGATCTCTTCTGCCCCATCATCTCAAAATAAGCCGTCAACTTCCCCACCGGCCTCCCCTTCCTAAACGCCCACCCATACCTCCTCATAAACTCCCCAATCCTCtcatccatcctctccatctcccccatcttctcctcctcactcgCCTCCCCATCCAGCACCCTCTGCAActccacctcgccaacctcgtGTCCAAAATCCATATTATCCCTCACAATCCTGAACTCCTCATCCGCGATCCACGTCTCACGGGTGGTAACAAAATCCGCCATGATGCCCAGCCCAAAATCCTCTTTTTCATGAGCTTGAATCCCCGTGATATTCTCGACACAAGCCACAATGTCGCTCACTCTGTTGAGCTCCTCAAACCGCGAGTTGGTAAAGTCACCGCCTTTTCGAATCTTGGCTTCCCATATCCCGTTGCGGCGGCGGATCCAggcgccggaggaggagaggaggttaGACTTGTCGTAGTAGGTGTCGCGGAttgtttggagggggagtgagCGGAGGGATTGGAAGGGTGGGATGCCGCCGTTTTGGGTAAGGTGGCGGACGGCGAGGGAGTGGAATTTGCGTTCGACTTCTAGGATGcagggggagagggttttCTGGAGGGGTGGCCGGATAGCCATTGTGAGGTGGGTGTGTTGGTTTCTGTGTGCATTCGGTTTGAGTGAGAAGTCGAGAGGATTGAAGGACACTGAGAAAAGTGTGAGCAAATGTGGTGAATGCAATGAGGCCTACAGTCGGAAGTTCTCACTTAAAACCTGTGTGTAACCAACAACTTTTGGTGGGGCAAGAGTGAATGGGAGcaagtgagtgagtgagcaGCGAGTGGCCTGTGCTTGCAAACAGATTTGACAACGATTTGTAAACATCGCAAAATTACCATCTATAATACATCCAAAATTCCCCATCACCCGTCCCCGGTTTCACACACCTCAGAATACTAAACCTTACAGAGAAACAACCAACTTAGTCCCACTaacaccccccctcaacttctccaacccTGCCCCAataacccccaaccccttaCCCACAACCTCAATCTCCAACGGCATCTTAAACCGTCCCGACTCAACCAAATCCACCAATTTCGTCATcgccgccccccccccatcagTCTGGAACGCCATCCGGCCAAACACCGTCGCGGCCTTGACCCCCTCCGACacctccaacttctcccccgTCATAACATGACTATACAGCTTCGGCCCATCCTCCCTAAACGCCCCAAAGATCTCCTTGTTCCCTGCCATCGCCCCAGCAACAGTATCAATCATTGcgtcaacccccttcccattaGGCGAGGCGTCACGAACCGCCTTGGCGATTTGATCGGGCTTCATGTTGCGGTCGACGCAGGTTGTCgcgccgagggaggtgacTTTCTGGTTGTGGGCGCGGGAGTTGGTTGTGATGATTACCaggtgggggagggcgtCACGCAGGAGTTGGACAGCGGAGGCGCCCACGCCGGAAGAGCcgccgatgacga includes:
- a CDS encoding hypothetical protein (COG:F; EggNog:ENOG503Q16B), producing MFDKRYSEFRESNPPILSHYARPEGRLITIDTSGATEESYQKLQAALGSSEEWAALTSETPKFPVEWLREMTDNQAHS
- a CDS encoding hypothetical protein (EggNog:ENOG503P3NP; COG:S) gives rise to the protein MAIRPPLQKTLSPCILEVERKFHSLAVRHLTQNGGIPPFQSLRSLPLQTIRDTYYDKSNLLSSSGAWIRRRNGIWEAKIRKGGDFTNSRFEELNRVSDIVACVENITGIQAHEKEDFGLGIMADFVTTRETWIADEEFRIVRDNMDFGHEVGEVELQRVLDGEASEEEKMGEMERMDERIGEFMRRYGWAFRKGRPVGKLTAYFEMMGQKRS
- a CDS encoding hypothetical protein (COG:F; EggNog:ENOG503Q16B), which translates into the protein MVTEARRTRDLIFVIGAPGAGKGTLCKMLAEANNVDHLSLGDLLRQTVSSPNADQLIAGCIHRGELLPTHILHELLYHRVAQPVSSTASRPLLLDGFPRRLDQAREFEAVASTRTGATLLIISGAGG